CGAGCCACCGTGTTCCTGTTGCTCGTCGTCGATCTCGATGCCGCGGCGGCTAATACCGTCACGTCGGCTAAggtactctctctctctctttctcgagcgattttttttgcttttatttttattcgttcaCGCGAATTGCCTCCTCGAGGGACTCTATCTTGAATATCACCTTCGGCCGCCATTGGCCACCCAAGCGccttcaaaataattttgttgatatTGCAAATACAACAACGAGACGCACGCGCAAAACATCCATTCCCCTGTAAATACAGTGGTGTTGGAGGTTTATAACAATGGCGCTGGTTTGTCGATTCTCGCCATGCTTACCGAATAGCGTTTATCGATACATTATCACTTCGCTGTCTACAACCActgtaaatttgtaaattcgTAAATTCTGTAGAATTTATAAGCAGTAAAGTGtaaagttttacattttattttgatttagcATTTTCTTCTGATTTTTGGATCagtaaaattgcaatatctttcgataaaaaatgtttcatataaaaatatatatataaatatatacataataataattatatataaaatatgttttctttttgttctATAATCTTATCCatatatatggaaaaataataagaagataataattgagaaaaaaatagcttCTGCGTTTTACAAGaagtattaaatattccaCATATAATCGTATTTTATACCTATAcgattattctatttatatatagtatatgtgTGTGGgcaattttttctcatttctttaaactttttatttaaaaaatgcgaaaattaatataattttaattatattaaaattatttatttttaaattcttattattgttTCTGCATGTACAGATagagattatacaagagaaagaaaacatcaggtattttatatgtaattttattacatatatttatatattttttatataaaaaatattcttgatgcaaaatatattagtacattttatttatagattaaaAACTAAAACGAGAAAGAGgcgttggaaaaatttcacgaaaaggtctatttttaaaatttaaaattttaatttaaaaactaaaataacttaaaacgCAAGAAAAAGCATAAAAGCAAGAATATAAAACGCTGTAGCGTAACATTTAAAGCATTATTAAGAGGCAGCTTAAACGAGCGAAACTTTCACTGTTCTTAGCAATTGTATCAATTTAGCAATTATACCAATTCCGTTCTGGAGCAGCGATAATTTCGCGCCGACAACATGAAACGGGGAAGAAAAACTTGTAGGATTGGCGCCCGCAATTTGCCTCTGATGACAATGATTATACGTTTGCTGCACATAGTGCACATTTAACAGGCAATCGAAGAAATTATACTAAATTACAGGTTCTTCGGACGTGTAAACGATTCGTGaataaaaacacatttatttgtttttaaaatgcaGCAGATGGGGACAGTTTGGACATGTTTGTAGTACACGTTTCAATTGTAAAtagcaaaatgtttttttttgtttattcttaaaattgatAGCATAGCCGCAAAAAgtaaaggaagaagaaataaaagaaagatgacgtccaattaaatttacaatcaaCGCGGTAGGAAGAGCCCGGGTAACAatagaaaagttaaatattctCGTGTGACGTGTATTTCACGATGGGTCGTTTGCGAAATTGTAGGAGAGAACGCATGCGAGATTATGAAAAATCGAGCGGTCCGATTAATTTCCTTGGCGATAACGTACTCGCTCATGCACGCGTGATTCTCGATGCAGCGGCAGAGGAGAAAATCGTTTTCCTTTATATCGTAGTCATTCGTTTCCTccttatcaaattaattatgataaaaggCGACCGAGCCACTACAACTATTCCCTTCCCGTCGAGGTTTCCGCCAGTAAAGACGTCACGCTGTAGTGGAGCAATATCATATCTTTGACTATTGCTTATATGTagttaaagaattatatatttaacgaaTATGTAATTAGACGGCTTTATCATATGAAACGTGTACACTTGACTTTAGAACGATACATGGAGTGTTTTCTTTATTGCTTCGATCTTCACAAAATCTTTCTTTGCATTTCCTTTGTTATTGGAATATccttttataaaatcataataaaattaacgtttCTCTGTTCTGCAAATTTTTagctttttattactttttgaattttatttctaacttaATTAGAAACAAAGTGACAACTTATACTCAAAGCCGCGTGGAGTGTGATACACCCCAGTGTACCGTTTATGTTTCAATTTGGAGGTGTACCGTTCAAGGATTTCTGgaagaaaatttgtttatataaaaacataaatatatataaaatgtgttttctttcttttgtgtatCTTTGGTTgtatacaaaaagaaaaagaattaaaaaataattgaaataaggataattttgacaaaatgagaaaaattgaaatgagaaaaattgtcTATATGTAATcgtacataaaatatgattacatATAGAATATTGTACAGTCTGATTGCAATTTtgctttttgtaaaaaaagaaaatacaaaaattatttttctgattaattttcaattattctttttattattgttatattatcaGTGATGTTATGCATCTTTTAGATCACTGCTGGAATAACAACTTTTCCTCGCGAAAACGTCTCGTGCGTCCAATTATCTAAGAACATTGTCGATCGCGTCTGCGCTAATTGTCTGCCTCgttgtagaaaaaaatgtatcagcATTTTTACAGGacgtaaaatttttctctattaCAGGAGGAGTGCAGGAGAAGGATAGCTGAATGCACGATGAACGGTGGTGGAAGCACACCGGTGTGCGGAAGTGACGGAGTGACGTATTCCAATCAGTGTCAAGTCATTTCTAAACAATGTCAAGGCGTGTCCGTTCTCATCAAACACACCGGTCCTTGTCCAGGTTTGCACCTTTATCTCCTTTGACGCAAAAGTTTGATAACAAGAGTTTATATACCTGTGAAGAATTTGCGAGGAATTTTTCGAGTTACAGCCCAAGTTTTAATTgcttcaagttttttttttcctcccctcttttatttttctttctctctctctctctctttctctctcaaaaCTGCAGGTTTTTTTCCTATTagacacaaaaattaaattagcacCTTCTTGTTGAACACTTGTCGTGATTTGTCATATGTATACAATAGATGAAAGTCAAGTTAAACGAATGACACGACTTTGCACGACTTTTATATATCCAGAGACACCGGCGTGCTTCTCAGCAAGACTGACTGCACGACTGGGCATAAGGCCCATCTGCCAACCCGACGGAACGTACGCGCCGGTTCAGTGTCACGCTGAGACCGAGTATTGTTGGTGCGTAACGCCGCAAGGCCGGCCGTTGCCCGATACAACGGTAAGATACAAAAAACCGAAGTGTTTGAGAGCCGGTTCCAGATCTGCTGCTTCTACTAGGAGCGGCCAGAGGCGACGCTCGCCGACTAGGAAACAGCGCAGGCAGTACGTCAGTAATAGGCATCGAAATACCTGCGATCGTACCGAGAAGTCCAAATTCAACGGGAACCTCATCGAGAACTTCAAAATTGAATACAGGCGGACCAATATATCCGCTGACGGTAAGCGCCGGGCAATCGTTCGAATGATTAGTCGGTCTTCTGATTAACGTGATTAATCCATCGACTGGCGCGAAGCGAGCTCGTatctttaaagaaagaaaatcagAAGGTTGATATTATACCGCGCACGTAATTTCTCAGTACCTCAGTATGGCGAACTGCATTGCTTTCCTGTTTAATAGACGATAAGAATGTCGAACGGGTGTTGTCGTGGAAATTCCTTATGCTGGACCAGAATGCGGACGGTTACTTAGATAAGGCAGAGTACAAGGAGCTGAGGAGACTCGCCAAGAAGGCGGTGAGACCGAAGAAGTGCGCACGCACGTTTGCCCGCACGTGCGACCTAAATCGGGATTTAAAACTATCCAGGCAGGAATGGGGTGCTTGTCTCGCCAATGATTTCACTCGTAAGTTACATACGTATTATACAACATACGCGTCTTCTTTCAAGTTAAGCGTTGAGCAATGGCACAGCGTACATGACAATAAGCGTGCGCACACGCGcaattcttaaaaaaagaaaaaagagagaatttaaaaaaatggaaaacatTGCGTTTGTACGACGATTCCTTAACGTCGATAGCGTCGTTTTCTCTCGCATTAATGCCGAAATATAGATAACACTTGTTTAACGATATagtaaatttaaagttttatacgtataatggcaatttttaaagattattgaaacATCGACTGTCAAAATAAAAGTGCTCGTTggaaagattaatatttcttaattcttaaataaagataatacatGAACACTTCTAATGGAGTTCATATATACAGCTCTAGAAAGCAACATGTGTAATGAGAaatgttcttttaaaaaaatagtaaaaaagaGGATCAGGaataaagctaaaattttattgattgtgCTGTACCGTCAAACCTGAATAAgctttatctataatatttttcgacgTACTAAATAGCTTCGGGAAACGCCACCGAGAGAAGTCTTAGCTATAGAATTTAAAAGGATTGTTCCACATACCTTTGACTGTTCCTTGAGGCTGAAACTTGTGACACGCGCATCTCTTAGattttaatacttaataacatatttcaaGGAGAAAACAATCGGCGCTGAACACTTACAGGTCATGTCCCTTGTTAGTTGCTGCATTTATGCTGTCTCACATCGTTTATCATTGTACCACTTgcacaactttttttttattggaaaCCGAATTCTCATTTGTAGTCTTAAACGATCTCTTGCAGCCTTTGATCTCTATAGAGTCACGTGGATGATTGAAAAAAGTGATATCTTGCATGCAGCATCTGTATACAGCAACTTGCTTTTCAAGCATCTGTTTAAAACGAGTTTAATGATGcaaaattgtgtaaaaaatcaacattttatggGACTCTTCtataagaaaagagagagtttGATTTTCTATGATTATATAGTaactgtatttatttatttatttatctgatgttataaaaaaagttagcGAGACAGACAAGAAGGCGCACTTTCTGTAtgacaaaaaaagattttttaacgaGCATTCTTCAAAGATAGGtgcattaaagaaaatatcagGATATATCTGCGTCCTCAAGAAAGTTTGAATCTACATTAACGTGCcgcgataaatataataatctgaAGTagaaataatctattttatgaattgttttctaattaaaacatttctcTAGCTAGAGAGAGCTCAGTTTATCTTTCAAAACTTTCAAATTTAAAGCCCTCAACTTCTGGATTTCAATTCAGCTTTTCACATTCTTCCCGATCTTCCGCGATTAAATTCGagcgtaaataaaaaaattacatttagaaaCAAGTTGTTTCCTGTTATGTCCCGCTCGTTCGGTACGTTTGATTTCAAGGGGGTATTGTGGAACGTGCGGAGGCGTATTCCAGACGAAAGCTTTGCGGCACTTGAGACACGGAAAGTTGAACCGAACGAAAGGGAGAGGAAGGACAATTCTCCGTCGAGTATAATCAGGCGGAGGAGGAATGTCATTTCGGCGTCTAAATCGCGGCTTAAATTAACGACGATACCGCCGCAACAGGATGTCACGCGTAGTCAAGGACCACACATGTGCATGGCC
This sequence is a window from Temnothorax longispinosus isolate EJ_2023e chromosome 11, Tlon_JGU_v1, whole genome shotgun sequence. Protein-coding genes within it:
- the Magu gene encoding SPARC-related modular calcium-binding protein 2 isoform X1, translating into MVFLTIRATVFLLLVVDLDAAAANTVTSAKEECRRRIAECTMNGGGSTPVCGSDGVTYSNQCQVISKQCQGVSVLIKHTGPCPETPACFSARLTARLGIRPICQPDGTYAPVQCHAETEYCWCVTPQGRPLPDTTVRYKKPKCLRAGSRSAASTRSGQRRRSPTRKQRRQYVSNRHRNTCDRTEKSKFNGNLIENFKIEYRRTNISADDDKNVERVLSWKFLMLDQNADGYLDKAEYKELRRLAKKAVRPKKCARTFARTCDLNRDLKLSRQEWGACLANDFTHQRSEVPETQRTRAKDRVLKGSPAFGSPIQSLPFNEDHSDTKEESDTSDCISDRKSVLEDQRQRQTMHYVPQCMSDGRYHRVQCYSGYCWCVYQDTGTPIPGTSSKEDRTPNCNPVPTPNRPMKGCPEPKKQQFLRDLMDLMQEKMEASNNDSNETTVKWPVPKEEKIATWHFVMLDTNKNKVLEKKEWKSFRIMVANNRQLRRCGKKLPRYCDINNDRRISMTEWLSCLNAQRPTAADDREKTLITPKRIGPNPLDQFLNDDD
- the Magu gene encoding SPARC-related modular calcium-binding protein 2 isoform X2 — protein: MVFLTIRATVFLLLVVDLDAAAANTVTSAKEECRRRIAECTMNGGGSTPVCGSDGVTYSNQCQVISKQCQGVSVLIKHTGPCPETPACFSARLTARLGIRPICQPDGTYAPVQCHAETEYCWCVTPQGRPLPDTTVRYKKPKCLRAGSRSAASTRSGQRRRSPTRKQRRQYVSNRHRNTCDRTEKSKFNGNLIENFKIEYRRTNISADDDKNVERVLSWKFLMLDQNADGYLDKAEYKELRRLAKKAVRPKKCARTFARTCDLNRDLKLSRQEWGACLANDFTLLKGSPAFGSPIQSLPFNEDHSDTKEESDTSDCISDRKSVLEDQRQRQTMHYVPQCMSDGRYHRVQCYSGYCWCVYQDTGTPIPGTSSKEDRTPNCNPVPTPNRPMKGCPEPKKQQFLRDLMDLMQEKMEASNNDSNETTVKWPVPKEEKIATWHFVMLDTNKNKVLEKKEWKSFRIMVANNRQLRRCGKKLPRYCDINNDRRISMTEWLSCLNAQRPTAADDREKTLITPKRIGPNPLDQFLNDDD